A stretch of Streptomyces vietnamensis DNA encodes these proteins:
- a CDS encoding MHYT domain-containing protein, whose amino-acid sequence MQGTVDGFSYGLVTPVAAFLMACLGGALGLRCTTRSLRHRDTFKAGWLALGATSIGTGIWTMHFIAMMGFSVEQAPIEYDRPITFASLGVAVLMVGIGIFIVGYRGATTLTLVTGGTITGLGVATMHYLGMAGMRLQGRIEYDTLTVALSVVIAVVAATAALWAAVSVHGFLASLGASLVMGGAVSGMHYTAMAAVSVHLHGTETRTGTGDGATSLLLPMLIGPAVFLILAAVVVMFDPLLVMGDPDWQRPARTPHRPGVPAPRHVPSYGEPANWSARPAGRPAGRAARRSVARGGHRSQDW is encoded by the coding sequence ATGCAGGGCACGGTCGACGGATTCAGCTACGGGCTCGTCACGCCGGTGGCCGCCTTTCTCATGGCCTGCCTCGGCGGCGCCCTCGGTCTGAGGTGCACCACCAGATCGCTCCGCCACCGCGACACCTTCAAGGCGGGCTGGCTCGCCCTCGGCGCCACCTCGATCGGCACCGGCATCTGGACGATGCACTTCATCGCCATGATGGGCTTCTCCGTCGAGCAGGCGCCCATCGAGTACGACCGGCCCATCACCTTCGCCAGCCTGGGCGTCGCCGTCCTCATGGTCGGCATCGGCATCTTCATCGTCGGCTACCGGGGGGCGACCACCCTGACCCTGGTCACCGGCGGCACCATCACCGGCCTCGGCGTCGCCACCATGCACTACCTCGGCATGGCCGGGATGCGCCTCCAGGGCCGGATCGAGTACGACACGCTCACCGTCGCCCTCTCCGTGGTCATCGCCGTCGTGGCCGCCACCGCGGCCCTCTGGGCGGCCGTCTCCGTACATGGATTTCTGGCCAGTCTCGGTGCGAGCCTGGTGATGGGCGGAGCCGTGAGTGGTATGCACTACACCGCCATGGCCGCCGTCAGCGTCCACCTGCACGGCACCGAGACGCGCACCGGGACCGGCGACGGCGCCACCTCGCTCCTGCTGCCCATGCTGATCGGCCCCGCGGTCTTCCTGATCCTGGCCGCCGTCGTCGTCATGTTCGACCCGCTGCTCGTGATGGGCGACCCGGACTGGCAGCGCCCCGCCCGGACCCCGCACCGCCCCGGCGTGCCCGCCCCGCGCCACGTGCCGTCCTACGGTGAGCCGGCCAACTGGAGCGCCCGCCCCGCGGGCCGCCCCGCCGGACGGGCCGCCCGCAGGAGCGTCGCGCGCGGCGGACACCGCTCCCAGGACTGGTGA
- a CDS encoding methylated-DNA--[protein]-cysteine S-methyltransferase — protein sequence MDIDTVEWTVVESAIGPLLLAATGRGLVQVGFHADAARRERMLDRLAGRLGAEPVERASGRLAEAIRLLDRYFAGEALDFDLPLDWSLTTGFNRQVLRELAAGVPYGTVVGYGELARRVGQPGAAQAVGAAMGANPLPVVVPCHRVVESDGGLGGFGGGLETKRQLLALEGVLPAPLF from the coding sequence ATGGACATCGACACGGTGGAGTGGACGGTCGTGGAGAGCGCCATCGGGCCGCTCCTCCTCGCCGCGACCGGGCGGGGGCTCGTCCAGGTCGGGTTCCACGCCGACGCGGCGCGCCGGGAGCGGATGCTCGACCGGCTGGCGGGTCGGCTCGGCGCGGAGCCGGTGGAGCGCGCCTCGGGGCGGCTCGCGGAGGCGATACGCCTGCTCGACCGGTACTTCGCGGGCGAGGCGCTCGATTTCGACCTGCCGCTGGACTGGAGCCTGACGACCGGCTTCAACCGGCAGGTGCTGCGCGAGCTGGCGGCGGGCGTCCCGTACGGCACGGTCGTCGGGTACGGGGAGCTGGCGAGGCGCGTCGGGCAGCCCGGCGCGGCGCAGGCGGTGGGCGCGGCGATGGGCGCCAACCCGCTGCCGGTGGTGGTGCCGTGCCACCGGGTGGTGGAGAGCGACGGCGGTCTCGGCGGCTTCGGGGGCGGTCTGGAGACGAAGAGACAGCTGCTGGCCCTGGAGGGCGTGCTGCCTGCGCCGCTGTTCTGA
- a CDS encoding MFS transporter, whose product MYLATTGRRDAPPRPTGTRRRVPGTVLALGAVSLVTDVSSEMVTAVLPLYLVLGLGLSPLQFGLLDGLSTGATALVRLLGGAGADRGGRHKQIGGLGYALSACSRLGLLLAGGATGGIAGALAADKLGKGVRTAPRDALITLHSPPEDLGRAFGTHRAMDTTGALLGPLAAFALLWATAETYEAVFAVSFCVGAFGVLLWLLFVPGRQRDEPPRETAAPRARGGLLTALRRSPAYRRIVLCAALLGAATVGDSFLYLLLQRRLDLDATWFPFLPLGAAGVYLLLAVPAGRLADRLGRRGPLLYGHGALLLAYGLLLAPVPGAAALVGVLVLLGVFYAATDGVLMALTGPFLAEGRQAGGLAVVQTAQALARLGAAVAFGALWTASGPETALVAALLALTAALCCAARLLPSVPTPEGSTT is encoded by the coding sequence ATGTACCTCGCGACCACCGGTCGCCGCGACGCGCCGCCCCGTCCCACCGGGACCCGGCGGCGCGTCCCCGGCACCGTCCTCGCCCTCGGCGCGGTCAGCCTCGTCACCGACGTCTCCTCGGAGATGGTGACCGCCGTCCTGCCGCTCTACCTGGTCCTCGGACTCGGCCTGTCCCCGCTCCAGTTCGGGCTCCTCGACGGCCTCTCCACCGGCGCCACCGCGCTCGTACGGCTCCTCGGCGGGGCCGGCGCCGACCGCGGCGGCCGCCACAAACAGATCGGCGGACTCGGCTACGCCCTCTCCGCCTGCTCCCGGCTCGGCCTCCTCCTCGCGGGCGGGGCGACCGGCGGGATCGCCGGGGCGCTCGCCGCCGACAAGCTGGGCAAGGGCGTCCGCACCGCCCCGCGCGACGCGCTCATCACCCTGCACAGCCCGCCCGAGGACCTGGGCCGCGCCTTCGGCACCCACCGCGCCATGGACACCACCGGCGCCCTCCTCGGGCCGCTCGCCGCCTTCGCGCTGCTGTGGGCGACGGCCGAGACGTACGAGGCGGTCTTCGCCGTCAGCTTCTGCGTCGGCGCGTTCGGCGTCCTGCTCTGGCTGCTCTTCGTCCCCGGGCGGCAGCGGGACGAGCCGCCGAGGGAGACGGCGGCACCACGCGCGCGTGGCGGGCTCCTCACGGCCCTGCGACGCTCGCCCGCGTACCGCAGGATCGTGCTCTGCGCCGCCCTCCTCGGCGCCGCCACCGTCGGCGACTCCTTCCTCTACCTGCTGCTCCAGCGGCGCCTCGACCTCGACGCCACCTGGTTCCCGTTCCTGCCGCTCGGCGCGGCCGGCGTCTATCTGCTGCTCGCCGTCCCGGCCGGCCGCCTCGCCGACCGCCTCGGGCGCCGCGGGCCGCTCCTGTACGGGCACGGAGCCCTGCTCCTCGCCTACGGGCTGCTCCTCGCCCCCGTGCCCGGAGCGGCGGCCCTCGTGGGCGTCCTCGTCCTGCTCGGGGTCTTCTACGCCGCCACCGACGGCGTCCTGATGGCCCTCACCGGGCCCTTCCTCGCCGAGGGCCGGCAGGCCGGCGGCCTCGCGGTCGTCCAGACCGCGCAGGCGCTCGCCCGGCTCGGTGCCGCCGTCGCCTTCGGTGCCCTCTGGACGGCGAGCGGACCGGAGACGGCCCTCGTGGCCGCGCTCCTGGCCCTCACGGCGGCCCTGTGCTGCGCCGCCCGGCTGCTGCCGTCCGTGCCGACCCCCGAAGGGAGCACGACATGA
- a CDS encoding MFS transporter, with amino-acid sequence MTQTPSAPDAILPEGISAPAGLPALRRRVQAVLIATQILGGLGIAIGVALAAVLARDVSGTEALSGMASTATVAGPALLAMPLAALMASRGRRAGLVLAYLLGALGAGVVVLGAVVGSFPVLLVGLVGFGAGSSANLAARFTAADLAEPDHRARAISTVVWATTIGAVLGPNVAAPAGKSVSGLGIPATAGPFVWAAGVFVVAALVVAVLLRPDPLLTARALSAAGPGEATEGRSLRAGMRAVRESPRARLALVTVAGSHTAMVSIMSMTPVALTHHGADIQLIGLVISGHIAGMYAFSPVMGWLSDRLGRLSVIGLAVGLIGTAALVAGTAGPSHGRTALGLFLLGLGWSAGLVSGSALLTDSVPQAARAAVQGLSDFVMNTAAGLGGLAAGLIVSQAGYGPLNAIAACLLLPMAALALRGALRKA; translated from the coding sequence GTGACTCAAACCCCCAGTGCCCCTGACGCCATCCTGCCCGAGGGCATATCCGCCCCCGCCGGGCTGCCGGCGCTCCGTCGGCGCGTGCAGGCCGTGCTGATCGCCACCCAGATCCTGGGAGGCCTCGGCATCGCCATCGGCGTCGCCCTCGCCGCCGTCCTGGCCAGGGACGTGAGCGGCACCGAGGCGCTGTCCGGTATGGCGTCGACCGCGACGGTGGCCGGTCCCGCGCTGCTGGCCATGCCGCTGGCCGCGCTGATGGCGTCCCGGGGGCGCCGGGCGGGGCTCGTCCTCGCGTATCTGCTCGGGGCTCTCGGCGCCGGTGTGGTGGTGCTCGGGGCGGTCGTCGGGAGCTTCCCCGTGCTGCTCGTCGGGCTCGTCGGCTTCGGCGCCGGGTCCTCGGCGAACCTGGCGGCCCGCTTCACCGCCGCCGACCTCGCCGAACCGGACCACCGGGCCCGGGCCATCTCCACGGTGGTGTGGGCGACCACGATCGGGGCGGTCCTCGGCCCGAACGTCGCCGCGCCCGCCGGGAAGAGCGTCTCCGGCCTGGGCATACCGGCCACGGCCGGTCCGTTCGTCTGGGCCGCCGGTGTCTTCGTGGTCGCGGCCCTCGTGGTGGCCGTGCTGCTGCGCCCGGACCCGCTGCTCACCGCCCGCGCGCTGTCGGCCGCCGGGCCGGGCGAGGCGACGGAGGGCCGCTCGCTGCGGGCCGGGATGCGGGCGGTACGGGAGTCGCCGAGGGCCCGGCTCGCCCTGGTCACCGTCGCCGGCTCGCACACCGCCATGGTGTCGATCATGTCGATGACGCCGGTGGCGCTCACCCACCACGGCGCGGACATCCAGCTGATCGGCCTCGTGATCAGCGGGCACATCGCGGGCATGTACGCCTTCTCGCCGGTGATGGGCTGGCTGTCCGACCGGCTCGGCCGGCTGTCGGTGATCGGGCTCGCGGTCGGTCTCATCGGTACGGCGGCGCTCGTCGCGGGCACGGCGGGACCGTCCCACGGCCGGACCGCCCTGGGCCTCTTCCTCCTCGGTCTCGGCTGGTCGGCGGGGCTCGTGTCCGGTTCGGCGCTGCTCACCGACTCGGTGCCGCAGGCGGCGCGGGCCGCCGTCCAGGGACTGTCCGACTTCGTCATGAACACCGCCGCCGGCCTCGGCGGCCTCGCGGCGGGCCTGATCGTCTCGCAGGCGGGCTACGGGCCGCTGAACGCGATCGCCGCGTGCCTGCTGCTGCCGATGGCGGCGCTCGCGCTGCGGGGCGCCCTCCGCAAGGCCTGA
- a CDS encoding TolB family protein, protein MNTTASTRARAAILVLALLLLGGGATAYTLRAASGRAAATGTADPGFTLDRGAGTLYVRDTASGRVARVDPAAPGGRVAGGPSCDRFHAAGPTALCLQRRPGVPARSYVLVLDRELREVRRIALPGIPSRARVSASGRMLSWTMFATGDSYARSAFATRTSILDLRTGYLVKNIEQIPLTLDGRRHHAPDVNYWGVTFAADDNRFYATVSTGGRTHLVEGDMRNWSARALRENVECPSLSPDGTRIAFKKRVSDGPREPWRLYVYDLRTGREHPVAERRGIDDQALWTDAETLAYGYGGAVWSVPADGTGTPRQLAADASSPAVPG, encoded by the coding sequence ATGAACACCACCGCCTCCACGCGCGCGCGTGCGGCGATCCTCGTCCTCGCCCTCCTGCTGCTCGGCGGCGGCGCCACCGCCTACACCCTGCGGGCCGCCTCCGGACGGGCCGCCGCCACCGGGACCGCCGACCCCGGCTTCACCCTCGACCGGGGCGCCGGGACGCTCTACGTCCGGGACACCGCGAGCGGGCGCGTCGCGCGCGTGGACCCGGCCGCGCCCGGCGGCCGGGTGGCGGGCGGCCCTTCCTGCGACCGCTTCCACGCGGCCGGTCCCACCGCCCTCTGCCTCCAGCGGCGACCGGGCGTACCGGCCCGCTCGTACGTCCTCGTGCTCGACCGGGAGCTCCGCGAGGTCCGCCGCATCGCCCTGCCGGGCATCCCCAGCCGGGCCAGGGTCTCCGCCTCGGGACGCATGCTGTCCTGGACGATGTTCGCCACCGGCGACTCGTACGCGCGCTCGGCCTTCGCCACCCGCACCTCGATCCTCGACCTGCGCACCGGCTACCTGGTGAAGAACATCGAGCAGATCCCGCTCACCCTCGACGGCCGCCGCCACCACGCCCCCGACGTCAACTACTGGGGCGTCACCTTCGCCGCCGACGACAACCGCTTCTACGCCACCGTCTCGACGGGCGGCCGCACCCACCTCGTCGAGGGCGACATGCGGAACTGGTCGGCCCGGGCCCTGCGGGAGAACGTCGAATGCCCCTCGCTCTCCCCGGACGGGACCCGGATCGCCTTCAAGAAGCGGGTGTCCGACGGCCCGCGCGAGCCGTGGCGGCTGTACGTGTACGACCTGCGCACCGGACGCGAGCACCCCGTCGCCGAGCGGCGCGGCATCGACGACCAGGCGCTGTGGACGGACGCGGAGACCCTCGCGTACGGGTACGGGGGAGCGGTCTGGTCGGTCCCCGCCGACGGCACGGGCACCCCACGGCAGCTGGCCGCGGATGCCTCCTCCCCGGCGGTGCCGGGTTAG
- a CDS encoding discoidin domain-containing protein — protein sequence MRLFASAPPRRTTDRLPLVLAAVLLLVGGLLLALPDRAGAAADTLISQGRPAASSSVEDGTFGPEKAFDGDSTTRWASAEGVDPQWIKVDLGPSATVSRVKLVWEAAYAKAYRVEISADGTTWTRLATETAGNGATDDWTGLTGTGRYLRVYGTARGTSYGYSLWTVEVYGTTSTTPPPTGAFTVVAAGDIAARCTASSSSCAHPKTAALAQRIAPSFYLTMGDNQYDDARLSDFRNYYDKTWGAFKTKTRPVPGNHESYDPAGAFSGYKSYFGAIAYPQGKPYYSYDQGNWHFVALDSNTFDDAAQIQWLKDDLARNTKGCLAAYFHHPLYSSGGHGNDPVSKPVWQILYAAGADLVLNGHDHHYERFAPQDPNGRATADGIVEIVGGMGGAEPYPIETVQPNSQKRISGTYGVLKLDLTDTTYTWQYVGTDDQVKDSGPTYTCH from the coding sequence ATGCGCCTGTTCGCCTCCGCCCCACCTCGCCGCACCACCGACCGACTGCCCCTCGTCCTCGCCGCCGTGCTGCTGCTCGTCGGCGGACTCCTGCTCGCCCTCCCGGATCGCGCCGGAGCCGCCGCCGACACCCTGATCTCCCAGGGCAGGCCGGCCGCCTCCTCCTCCGTCGAGGACGGCACCTTCGGCCCGGAGAAGGCCTTCGACGGCGACTCCACCACCCGCTGGGCCAGCGCCGAAGGCGTCGACCCCCAGTGGATCAAGGTCGACCTCGGCCCCTCGGCCACCGTCTCCCGCGTCAAACTCGTCTGGGAGGCCGCCTACGCCAAGGCCTACCGCGTCGAGATCTCCGCCGACGGCACCACCTGGACCCGGCTCGCCACCGAGACCGCGGGCAACGGCGCCACCGACGACTGGACCGGACTCACCGGCACCGGCCGCTACCTCCGCGTCTACGGGACCGCCCGCGGCACCTCGTACGGCTACTCGCTCTGGACGGTGGAGGTCTACGGCACCACCTCCACCACGCCCCCGCCCACCGGCGCCTTCACCGTCGTCGCGGCCGGCGACATCGCCGCCCGGTGCACCGCCTCCAGCAGCTCCTGCGCCCACCCGAAGACGGCCGCCCTGGCCCAGCGCATCGCACCGTCCTTCTACCTGACGATGGGCGACAACCAGTACGACGACGCCCGCCTCTCGGACTTCCGGAACTACTACGACAAGACCTGGGGCGCCTTCAAGACGAAGACGCGGCCCGTGCCCGGCAACCACGAGTCCTACGACCCGGCCGGCGCGTTCTCCGGCTACAAGTCGTACTTCGGCGCCATCGCCTACCCGCAGGGCAAGCCGTACTACAGCTACGACCAGGGCAACTGGCACTTCGTCGCCCTCGACTCCAACACCTTCGACGACGCCGCGCAGATCCAGTGGCTCAAGGACGACCTCGCACGCAACACCAAGGGCTGCCTCGCCGCCTACTTCCACCACCCGCTGTACTCCTCCGGCGGCCACGGCAACGACCCCGTCTCCAAGCCCGTGTGGCAGATCCTCTACGCGGCCGGGGCGGACCTCGTCCTCAACGGACACGACCACCACTACGAGCGCTTCGCCCCGCAGGACCCGAACGGGCGGGCCACCGCCGACGGCATCGTCGAGATCGTCGGCGGCATGGGCGGCGCCGAGCCCTATCCCATCGAGACCGTCCAGCCGAACAGCCAGAAGCGGATCAGCGGAACCTACGGCGTCCTGAAGCTGGACCTCACCGACACCACCTACACCTGGCAGTACGTCGGCACCGACGACCAGGTCAAGGACTCCGGCCCGACCTACACCTGCCACTGA
- a CDS encoding cupin domain-containing protein: MTTHDLPSFAVHIPDAELEAEPLDPGQIVSGTPEVTGKVLWESADGKQLRGIWQITPGVVTDTEANELFVVVSGRATVAVEGGDTLEIGPGDVAVLREGDRTTWTVHETLRKAYHISL, from the coding sequence ATGACCACTCATGACCTCCCCTCCTTCGCCGTGCACATCCCCGACGCGGAGCTCGAAGCCGAGCCCCTCGACCCCGGCCAGATCGTCTCCGGCACGCCCGAGGTGACGGGCAAGGTGCTGTGGGAGTCGGCCGACGGCAAGCAGCTGCGCGGCATCTGGCAGATCACGCCCGGCGTCGTCACCGACACCGAGGCCAACGAGCTCTTCGTGGTGGTCTCCGGGCGCGCGACCGTCGCCGTCGAGGGCGGTGACACCCTGGAGATCGGCCCCGGTGACGTGGCGGTACTGCGGGAGGGCGACCGGACGACCTGGACCGTCCACGAGACCCTGCGCAAGGCGTATCACATCAGCCTCTGA